A single region of the Deltaproteobacteria bacterium genome encodes:
- a CDS encoding nucleoside deaminase, giving the protein MRPVDHAKYMQLALELAGLAAAQAEVPVGAVVVDGDQVIGRGYNRRTLDADPTAHAEVVALREAARARGSWRLEGTRLYVTLEPCPMCAGALVNARVAQVVYGCADPKAGALRTLYALCEDPRLNHRVEVVRGILAEACSRALTEFFAELRRG; this is encoded by the coding sequence ATGCGCCCCGTGGATCACGCGAAATACATGCAGCTCGCGCTCGAGCTGGCGGGGCTGGCCGCGGCGCAGGCCGAGGTGCCGGTGGGCGCCGTGGTCGTGGACGGGGACCAGGTCATCGGTCGCGGCTACAACCGCCGCACGCTGGATGCGGATCCCACGGCTCACGCCGAGGTGGTGGCCCTGCGAGAGGCCGCCCGGGCGCGCGGGAGCTGGCGGCTCGAAGGCACCCGTCTATATGTAACGCTCGAGCCGTGTCCGATGTGCGCCGGGGCCCTCGTCAATGCCCGGGTGGCGCAGGTCGTCTACGGGTGCGCGGATCCCAAGGCCGGGGCCCTGCGCACCCTGTACGCTCTTTGCGAGGATCCGCGCCTGAATCACCGGGTGGAGGTGGTCCGGGGGATCCTGGCCGAGGCCTGCAGCCGCGCGCTGACCGAGTTCTTCGCCGAGCTGCGGCGCGGGTGA